Part of the Leptotrichia massiliensis genome, TTTTTAATGCGGCATGGACAGACTTTATTCAATTTACGTGAAAAAATTCAAGGAAGCTGTGATTCTCCGCTGACTGATGAGGGAATTAGACAGGCTAAAGTGGCTGGAAAATATTTTCAGGATAAGGGAATCGCTTTTGATGCAGCTTACTCCTCTACTCAGGAAAGAGCTTGTGATACACTTGAAATTGTGACTGACAATAAGATGAAATATGAAAGATTAAAAGGATTAAAGGAATGGAATTTTGGATTGTTTGAAGGAGAAAGTGAGGATCTGAATCCAAAACATCCGAATGAAAGAACTTATGGGGACTTTTTTGTAAATTTTGGCGGAGAAAGCAATAAAGATGTTGAGAAAAGAATGCACGAAACTTTGACTCAGATTATGGAAAAGGACGGAAATAACACTGTTCTTGCCGTGAGCCACGGTGGTGCCTGCTACACTTTCTTTTTAAAGCATGCTCCAGATGTTCCATTTACAGGCCTTCCAAACTGTGCCATTTTCAAATATGAGTATGAAAATGGTAAATTTACATTCATCGAACTTATTAAGCATGATTTTACAAAAGAAATATAACTAAAAAATGCCTTAAATAAACTTTTACTCTACATAATTTTGTAAAAATTTTATTTTAAGGCTTTTTATTTTTAGCATTTTTCAATGAACTAATAGTCCTTTTATGCTTTTAAATCATCATATTCTCCACTTTCAAACTTTTTCACAATATAGCTGCAAATTGGGACAATTTTATACCCATTTTCTCTTGCATATTTCACACCAGCATTGAATAATTTTCCTGCAATCCCTTGCCCTCGCAATTCAGAAGATACGACTGTCGATTCAAAATACAATTTTTCCCCTTCTTTTCTGTAAGTCAATTTTGCAAGTTCATCTCCATTTTTTCCAAATATAAAAAATCCTTCATTTACTACATGTCTTATTTCCATTTTTCAAACTTCCTTTCAATATTTTATCTTATTATATAGTAAAATCGTTTTAAAATCAAATAAAAAAATTTACAAATATTTTAATATCTCACGCTTGTATTCAATAAATTTTTCAGACATTATAATTTCTTCATTATTATAGCCCTTGTTCTGACTATTTTTCAAGTCAACATTTATTTGTGCAGCAATTTTACCTGGACTTCCTGCCAAAATATAAATTCTGTCGGAAAGCAGTATCGCCTCATCAATATCATGGGTAATAAACAGAGTTGACATTTTAATTTTGTTCATTATGTTCAGATACCAGCTATGAATTTTATGCTTTGTAATGGCGTCCAATGCGCTGAAAGGCTCGTCAAGAAGAGCAACTTCGCTGGAAAATAAATATGTTCTAAGCAGTGCCGCCCTTTGCTTCATTCCCCCTGATAGTTTACTTGGATACAAATTTTCCGTACCTTCCAATCCAAAATCTTTAAAATACGGTTTTGCAATTTCCCGTGCCTTATTTTTATTTTCACCCCTTATCACAAGTGGAAGCGCCACATTGTCAATAATTTTTTTATGAGGTAAAAGCAAGTCTTTTTGCATCATGTAACTTATTTTTCCAGATTTTCCAGTTATATCTTCTCCATTCATTTTCACATTTCCACAATCAGGCTTTAAAAGTCCTGCAATAATGTTAAATAATGTTGTTTTCCCAGCACCGCTCACTCCTAAAATGCAAACCAGCTCATTTTCATACAAATCAATCGAAACATTTTCCAAAACTTTTTTATTTTCAAAAGAAATGGAAATATCTTTTATTTCAAGCTTTTTGTCTTTCTTCACTTAATATTTCTCCTTTTGATAAATTTTCTATTTCAGATACTCGTTACTATATCCAAAATCCTTTGGTATTTCACGCTCTACAGCCTTATTTTTGTAAAGCCATTCATAAAATCTGTTCCAACGGTTTCCATCGATTATTCCCCATTCTTTTGCATCAGACTGGTATTCTTTAGAAATCCACTTTTGGCTGGCTGTTACTAAATTTATGTCAAGCTCTGGAGAATTTTTTACCAGAATTTTTGCTGATTCCTCTGGATTTTTCATTGCGTATTCATACCCTTTTTTTATTGCCTTCAAAACTTTTTTTGCAATTTCAGGATTTTTTTTCAGAAAGTCATTATTTGCGATAATTACAGGGCTGTAATAGTCAAGTTCTTCTCCATAGTCACGAATTTTTAGAAAATTTGTCTGAAGCCCTGCCCTTTCTGTAGCAATTCCATCCCACGCATAATAAACCCAGACAGCATCAACATCAGTCTTTAAGCCAGTTACAACATCTGTTATAGTATAAGGAATTAATTTTACTTTAGAAAAATCACCTTTATCATCTGTTACTAATTTTTTCAAAATAGCCTGCTCAATATTATCTTCCCAAGTGGCATATTTTTTACCTTCCAGTTTTTTTGGCGAGTCTATTCCTTTTTCCTTCAATGAAATAATTCCAGATGTATTATGCTGAAGAATTGCAGCGACAGCTGTTACTGGTACAGGATTCTCCTTTGCAAATGATTTTGCCAATGTATCCTGAAAACTTATTCCAAATTCTGCTCCTCCAGCTCCAATAAGTGCCGTTGTGCTCCCTTCAGGCGGCTGCACAATTTCCACATCCAGTCCTTCTTCCTTAAAATATCCCAAGTCTTTTGCCACATAAAGCCCTGTATGATTAGTGTTTGGCACCCAGTCCAGTACGATTTTTATTTTCTGATTATTTTTAGATTTTCCACACGAAACAGCCAAAACCAAGATTAAACATAAAATTAAAATTTTTGAAATTTTTTTCATTTTTTATACCTCTCTTTACTTTTTATTTTAAATTTTTTTATTTAAAAATTTACTTTTCCCAAACCATGCACCATTTCTGTATTTTTTTTACAAGATACATAAGCAGCAAGCTTATTGCAGAAATAAGAAAAATTACCGCAAACATCTTATCAAATGAATACGATTTTCTGACTCTTGTCATATAAACTCCAAGTCCGCTAAATCCACCGAGCCATTCAGCTACAACTGCTCCAATTATCGAATATGAAACTGAAATTCTAAGCCCTGCGAAAAAATATCCTAATGAACCTGGCAATTTGATATGAATAAAGTTCTGAAATGGCTTTGCTCCCATCGTTTTTAACAAATTCAACATATCCTTGTCAGCCGAACGAAATCCATCTAGAAGCCCAATAGTTATAGGGAAAAACGAAGTCATAACAATAAGCGTAATCTTTGGCAATATTCCATATCCCAACCAAAGTACCAAAAGCGGTGCAATCGCAACTGTAGGTATTGTCTGAGTAATAACCAACACAGGATAAATCATTTTGAACGCATACTCAAACCTGTCCATAACAACCGCCACGGCAAAGCCCATGATTATTCCCAGACCAAGCCCCAAAAATGCTTCAAGCAAAGTAATTTTTGTATGCTCCATAAGCAATGGAAAATCATAAACAAACGCTTTTACAACTTCAAATGGCGACGGCAGCATAAATTTTGGAATAATATTCACCATTGACAAAATTTGCCAAATTATCAATAATACAGTAATAATAATACTTGGTGCAATTTTATCTGTTATATTTTGAAATTTTTTCATCAATCTTTAAAATATCTCCTTTCGGTTTATAATTTATTTTTACATACGACATTACACCCTCAGCCCCCGCCTTCACAGCCACAACTTGACATTCCTTCACAATTTCCATAAGCTCGTCAAAATCTCCTTCTACCGTTGTTTCAAATGGAGCAACATTCATTTTTAACCCTTTGCTTTTAATAAATTCAATAACTTCATCAACAACTCTTACAATTTCCTCATTTCCCACAACATTTGGCAATACCTGAATTGCAATACTCGCATTAATTTCTTTTTTTTCCATAATTCATCATCCCTTTCCTTAAAACTGTTTTTTTATTTAAAATTTCTTTGTATAAAAAAATCCCCTTATCACAAGGAGATTCTATATTTCTATAAATTTTCTAAAATAATTTAAAAAGATATGCAAAATAACTTTAAAATTATTCCTTATTTTATATAAAATACTCCCTCCGACAGCATTACCTGTACAGGTTATATGGGTTTAATTCTCAGCAAAATTGCTCCCCAGTATTTTTTGTTAAATTGTCTAAATTTTTTTAAAACTTTTAATTAGTCTACTTTTACTTCTGCTAAATCGGGATACACGCCTTTGATAAAAAATATAAAATCTTTATCAAAATTAATAATATACCATTTATTTTCATCTTCAAATGCCATTGATTTACCTTTTGTTTCTATTGCCTGTCCATTAACTTCCATTGCAACTGTTGTAGGAATAATAGCATAACTTCTTCCTGTTTCAGTTCTTCCAACTTTTACATTTTCAAAATCATAGCTATTTTGGGTAATTTTTACTCCTTTTGTAAAATTATCAAACATTTTCTTTGACATTTCTTTTAATTGCTCCACTGATATTGAAGCTTTGTCAGCTTGGTACTTGAAATATTTTTCTGGAACTTCACTCATTCCTGCCATAAAATCTCCAGCTTCCATTGCTTTAGCAATTCTATCGAGTCTTGTCTTAATTTCAGGTTTTACCTTATTCCAAGCCTCTAATGCCAATTCATTCTGTGCTTGTTCAACATTTTTACAAATCTTTTCATCATGTTTTTCCTTACATTTCAAAACTGTTTCCTTCAACAATTTATCATCTTTTTTTAAATTCTCAACACTGTACTTATTTCCACAAGCTGTGAAAATTATCATTGATATTACAATTAGAAATAATAATTTTATCTTTTGCATACATCCTCCAACATCATTTATTTGAGTTAATTATACCTTATTTTTTCAAATTTTCAAAATTTTTATTTTTGATTGTTTTTCTAACCAAATAAAAACCCCTGAAAACCAGTGTTTCCAAGGGCGTATAAAATAATACAATTATCTTTTTGAAAATTGTGGGCTTCTTCTTGCTTTCTTTTTCCCGTATTTTTTTCTTTCAACCATTCTTGAATCTCTTGTTAAGAATCCTGCTTCTTTTAAAGCTCCTCTTAATTCAGCGTCAGCTACTAATAAAGCTCTTGAAACACCATGTCTAATTGCTCCTGCTTGTCCAGTGTTTCCTCCACCAATTACATTAACTTTTACTCCGTATTTGTTTAAAGTTTCTGTTAATTCTAATGGTTGTTCTACTATTTTAGCCAAGATTTCTCTTCCACCAAAATATTCTCTCATATCTTTTCCATTTATTGTTACTCCAGTTTCACCTGGTACTAATCTTACTCTTGCTACTGAAGTTTTTCTTCTTCCAGTTCCTAAATATTGAATTTTTTCTGCCACGAAAATTTACCTCCTATAACTCTATTCTTTCTGGTTTTTGTGCTGTATGTGTATGTTCTGTTCCTGTGAATAATCTCAATCTGTTAATCATTTGGCTTCCTAATTTGTTTTTAGGTAACATTCTTTCTACAGCTTTTCTGATTACTTCAGTAGGTTGTTTTTGTAACATTTCTTCTAAACTTCTTACTTTCAATCCACCTGGATATCCACTATGTCTGTAATATTTTTTGTCTAATAATTTGTTCCCTGTTACAGCAATTTTATCAGCGTTCAATACGATAACAAAATCTCCTCCATCAACGTGTGGTGTGTAGCTTGGCTTATGTTTACCCATTAATCTAACTGCGATTTCAGTAGCTAATTTTCCAAGTACTTTTCCTTCTGCGTCTATCTCATACCAGTTTCTTACAACTTCTTCTTTTTTTTGCATTACAGTGTATTTACTCACTTTGTTTCCTCCTGTTTTTATTCTCTATTTTATAGAATAACGGTCCTTTGTGGGAAAGGCTCATATTAGTTAATTATATATTATTTCTTTTTACTTGTCAAGTGAATTTCCTTGATATTTTTCCATTTGAAGAAATTTAAAAGATTTTATTCATAAAAAATACCCTTTTTACTTTTAATCCTTATAAAAATCTACTCATTCCATTTTCTCAAGATTTTTACTCATCTCTTTTTTTATTTGTTTTCTAAATTCATCTGATAACAAAAACTCATATCCATGTTTCTTAATAAGTTTCATCTCTTTTTCTGTTATTTCCTCTGGAGTTTTTGAACTGGCAATTTTATATGCTAACGAATCTTCCATACGACATTTTTTAATAAGTTTCATTTCTTTTTTTGTTATGTCTTCCAGTTCTTTTGAACGAATAATTTTATCAGCCATTATACTCTCAATCATACTATTACCAAAACAAGCAAATACATTTGTACTAATTCCTAAAGCCATTATAGCTAACACTAATATTTTTTTCATATTTATCATTCCTTCCATTTATTTTTACTGAAAATGTAATTCTTGACATTTTACCTATTTGATTAAAGCAATATTCAAATCCAAAATATCCTTTTAACACAACATTATTATACTACATTTTATCTATAATGTCAATTTTTAAAGTAACGTTTTTTCTGCAATTTTAAGCAAACTAAAAAAAAATAAAGAAATAATAAATTTATGCAGATGGTAACATTTTTTCAAATATATTTGAAATGGAATTTAGATTGATTATTTAAATTTTCGAGGTATCCTTATTATAGAAAGGTGAATAATATGTTAAATTATAGGGAAACTGAAATATTAAATAACCTTATTAAAGGGGAAAAATATAATTTCAAATTAATATCTGAAAAATATAGCGTTTCAGACAGGGCCGCTAGATATTATATTAATAATATTGACAGTATTTTACGGTTACTTGACTATAAGATTACTAAAAAAGTTAAAAACAGTATTTATCTTGATACTAATCAGGATTTTAAAAATCTATTTGAGATTTTGGAAAAAATTAACAAACTATCTATAGAAGATAGAATAAATATTTTGAAGTTAGTATTATTTTTTGACGAAAAAGGACTTAATATTACAAAAATATGTGAAGAACTTGAAATTTCCAGAACAACAATAAAAAAAGATTTGAAACTGATGTCAGAAGAATTCAAAATACAAGGAATCGAGCTAGTTTATAAAAATGCTAACGGTTATCGCCTTAATGGTAATTTTCGAGAAATTCTCATAAAAAAAATTGAACTTCTGGAGCAAATATTTGATTCCCTTAATAATAAAAATTTTTCAAAAGTAATCAAAACACAAGTTTTTCGTTATTTTTTCAAATATATTAAGCAAAAAAATATTGAAAATGCAAAAAAATTTATTGTAGAAATTGAAAAGGTCATGTTTTTAAATATAAATGAAGAAAGCTATAATAAAATATTTTCTTATGTCCTGCTACTTCTAAATTTTGAAAAAGCTCATGAAAATCAAAAAGATTTGATTGCAAAAAAATTTTTAATTCACACAGAAGAATATCAAAAAATCGAAAAGATTTTACAAAAAATTCTGAATAAAAATAAAATAAAATCTGAAATGTTAATTGAAATAACTGACTTGATAATGGGAATAAATATAAACAGTCTAAAAAATAATTCATTTAAAGGCTGGATAAATGAAGAACTGATTATAAAAAAAATGATTTCTAAAGTGAGCAAAATTGTAAAAACTGACTTGACACGTGATGAAATATTATACAATGGACTTTTATACCATATAAAGCCTGCTATGTATAGAATAAAAAATAATATTCAAATTACAAATTCAGTTTTTCAAGAACTTATTTTAGAAAAAGATCCTATTTTGGAAGTAGTAAATAAAGCTGTAGAGGAAATTGAAGGCCTTTTTGAAGTAAAGTTTCCAGAAGATGAAATTGCTCTTATGGGCTTTCATATAAAGGCTTCCATTGAAAGAAACACTTCTGAAAAAACCAAAAAAGTAATTTTAATTTGTGGACTAGGTTATGGCAGTTCAAAAGTACTTGAACAAAGTTTAAAGGAAAATTATGATTTGGATATTGTAGATGTTCTGCCATACTACTTGATAAAGACTTCAATGCCCAATTATGCAAATATTGATTTAATTTT contains:
- a CDS encoding histidine phosphatase family protein; translated protein: MKKTLFLMRHGQTLFNLREKIQGSCDSPLTDEGIRQAKVAGKYFQDKGIAFDAAYSSTQERACDTLEIVTDNKMKYERLKGLKEWNFGLFEGESEDLNPKHPNERTYGDFFVNFGGESNKDVEKRMHETLTQIMEKDGNNTVLAVSHGGACYTFFLKHAPDVPFTGLPNCAIFKYEYENGKFTFIELIKHDFTKEI
- a CDS encoding GNAT family N-acetyltransferase, whose amino-acid sequence is MEIRHVVNEGFFIFGKNGDELAKLTYRKEGEKLYFESTVVSSELRGQGIAGKLFNAGVKYARENGYKIVPICSYIVKKFESGEYDDLKA
- a CDS encoding ABC transporter ATP-binding protein; the protein is MKKDKKLEIKDISISFENKKVLENVSIDLYENELVCILGVSGAGKTTLFNIIAGLLKPDCGNVKMNGEDITGKSGKISYMMQKDLLLPHKKIIDNVALPLVIRGENKNKAREIAKPYFKDFGLEGTENLYPSKLSGGMKQRAALLRTYLFSSEVALLDEPFSALDAITKHKIHSWYLNIMNKIKMSTLFITHDIDEAILLSDRIYILAGSPGKIAAQINVDLKNSQNKGYNNEEIIMSEKFIEYKREILKYL
- a CDS encoding ABC transporter substrate-binding protein, giving the protein MKKISKILILCLILVLAVSCGKSKNNQKIKIVLDWVPNTNHTGLYVAKDLGYFKEEGLDVEIVQPPEGSTTALIGAGGAEFGISFQDTLAKSFAKENPVPVTAVAAILQHNTSGIISLKEKGIDSPKKLEGKKYATWEDNIEQAILKKLVTDDKGDFSKVKLIPYTITDVVTGLKTDVDAVWVYYAWDGIATERAGLQTNFLKIRDYGEELDYYSPVIIANNDFLKKNPEIAKKVLKAIKKGYEYAMKNPEESAKILVKNSPELDINLVTASQKWISKEYQSDAKEWGIIDGNRWNRFYEWLYKNKAVEREIPKDFGYSNEYLK
- a CDS encoding ABC transporter permease; the protein is MKKFQNITDKIAPSIIITVLLIIWQILSMVNIIPKFMLPSPFEVVKAFVYDFPLLMEHTKITLLEAFLGLGLGIIMGFAVAVVMDRFEYAFKMIYPVLVITQTIPTVAIAPLLVLWLGYGILPKITLIVMTSFFPITIGLLDGFRSADKDMLNLLKTMGAKPFQNFIHIKLPGSLGYFFAGLRISVSYSIIGAVVAEWLGGFSGLGVYMTRVRKSYSFDKMFAVIFLISAISLLLMYLVKKIQKWCMVWEK
- a CDS encoding thiamine-binding protein, whose product is MEKKEINASIAIQVLPNVVGNEEIVRVVDEVIEFIKSKGLKMNVAPFETTVEGDFDELMEIVKECQVVAVKAGAEGVMSYVKINYKPKGDILKIDEKISKYNR
- a CDS encoding EexN family lipoprotein gives rise to the protein MQKIKLLFLIVISMIIFTACGNKYSVENLKKDDKLLKETVLKCKEKHDEKICKNVEQAQNELALEAWNKVKPEIKTRLDRIAKAMEAGDFMAGMSEVPEKYFKYQADKASISVEQLKEMSKKMFDNFTKGVKITQNSYDFENVKVGRTETGRSYAIIPTTVAMEVNGQAIETKGKSMAFEDENKWYIINFDKDFIFFIKGVYPDLAEVKVD
- the rpsI gene encoding 30S ribosomal protein S9, with the protein product MAEKIQYLGTGRRKTSVARVRLVPGETGVTINGKDMREYFGGREILAKIVEQPLELTETLNKYGVKVNVIGGGNTGQAGAIRHGVSRALLVADAELRGALKEAGFLTRDSRMVERKKYGKKKARRSPQFSKR
- the rplM gene encoding 50S ribosomal protein L13, translating into MSKYTVMQKKEEVVRNWYEIDAEGKVLGKLATEIAVRLMGKHKPSYTPHVDGGDFVIVLNADKIAVTGNKLLDKKYYRHSGYPGGLKVRSLEEMLQKQPTEVIRKAVERMLPKNKLGSQMINRLRLFTGTEHTHTAQKPERIEL
- a CDS encoding BglG family transcription antiterminator yields the protein MLNYRETEILNNLIKGEKYNFKLISEKYSVSDRAARYYINNIDSILRLLDYKITKKVKNSIYLDTNQDFKNLFEILEKINKLSIEDRINILKLVLFFDEKGLNITKICEELEISRTTIKKDLKLMSEEFKIQGIELVYKNANGYRLNGNFREILIKKIELLEQIFDSLNNKNFSKVIKTQVFRYFFKYIKQKNIENAKKFIVEIEKVMFLNINEESYNKIFSYVLLLLNFEKAHENQKDLIAKKFLIHTEEYQKIEKILQKILNKNKIKSEMLIEITDLIMGININSLKNNSFKGWINEELIIKKMISKVSKIVKTDLTRDEILYNGLLYHIKPAMYRIKNNIQITNSVFQELILEKDPILEVVNKAVEEIEGLFEVKFPEDEIALMGFHIKASIERNTSEKTKKVILICGLGYGSSKVLEQSLKENYDLDIVDVLPYYLIKTSMPNYANIDLILSTIDLEENYDIPVIKINPLLKEQDFILLSKYGIRKNITKISLKQIMDIIKNNTTITDENKLINELKNKLENKVIDDLSEVGIILKKMLSKNNVQFVDKVKDWKEAIIKAGEILERNGFIKKDYIVEMIKLIEKHGAYIIIEEGMAIPHAPISKNVLKTGISLLIVKEKVLFPNGKGANIFLSFATTSKTEHLGILNDLFELITKYNFIEKISKITEYEELKEFFRKELIC